The window ATCACTAGCAAATCAGATGAGCGATTATGTTCCAAATGTgatgggtttattttattttactctgatGCAAAACCAAGGATTCCACtacagcacagagaccaatatATTAAAAGGTCATGAAAAAGTGGTGTGGGACATGCAGGACGTGATGTACAAACTGGAGGATTGGGTCATTTCCTTTGTAACATGACACTACATTGTCGCTGaggaacacatttaaaataacactgtGGAACTCAACTGAAATGTGGCACAAACATGACAACTTCCAGGCATGCCTTCAAGTACCTCCCTCAGGATGGACTTGCGATCTCTAGACTTCAGTGTGGGGAGGATTACAATTCTTTGGAAGAATAAAAAGTTCACTTTTGAAATTTCACAGAAGAATTTTAAGGCCAAAACATAGTGGGTTCTCTTCACCTCCAGGGACAAATCGGATGCTTTACTCAAAACCACATTAAGCTTCTAGCTCAAATCCCAACCCAACCTTGTGACCTCCTGCATTGAAGTTCTTTCCGTCGATTAAAGCTGATAGGGTCAGTTTGACTCCTAGGAAGAAGAAAACACCACAATCACTCGTAACAAGTATTACAATAagcttttcattttctagaaacaATGAACATGGGTGGAATCAAGGGCATGGATTGCAGCTGGGTGTAAGAGTTACAAGTATTCAGGTACCACTAAGTCAATAGGGTTACCTATAATCATTTGATCTGCAATGAGCAAAGCACAATCACAGCAAACTTTATTTGGAATTCAGGGTTAAGAATAATGAATGACCAaccaaactcacaagccacagTGACCTGGTTAgaaatatagaattattttttaaacaaaagcactTGATCTGCTTTACTTTGTATGAATAACCAATTGTTACACAATGGACTGAATCAACCTACAGTTGATTGTAGGTTTTATaggttattttcattattttcccatCATCTCCTACCCCACATCCAATGTTATTAATTCCTTTACTCACCTGGTCGAAGAGTCTGAGTATAACCCAGTCCAATCAGGCTGGCATTATTTACTTTAGCCTAAAAATTAGGAGATGAAATAGAAACAGTTAGAAAACAACCAACTTCATAATATGTAAGTCCAGTACAAGCACCATTTCATGCATCGGATTTCCAAAACTAAAGCACCTTCGGGTCAATCTAGAATTACTGGAactgaaaatttaattaataaaaatgtaagtcTCTTCAGTTAATAGGACTGGGAGAGACAGTAGGGACTTTGAGAATGCATGCTTAAAGGCctcaaacaaattttttaaaacactgtgcaGCCAGgtgtgtctgggtagctcagttggttaaaagcatccgactcttgttcggctcaggtcatgatctcacagtttcctgagttcgagccccacattgaatcTGCACtggcaacacggagcctgcttgggattctctctctctctctctctctctctctctctctctctgcccctcctccaaaataaacattcataaatGGAGACACCTATTGACTTCCATTTTGATTGTTAGAATAGGAGAGCTTGTTTGGACACAAATACAAATTTTCAGTGTACCACAACCAATTCCAAGTAAATTTCTGCTccatacttcaaaaaaaaattttttttaatgtttacttatttttgaaagagagagagaaacagagtgtgagcagggaagggacagagagagggagacacagaatcctgaggcaggctccagactctgagctgtcaacacagagccggatgcggagctcaaactcatgaaccacaagatcatgacctgagccaaagttggacatctaaccaactgaggcacccaggcaccccaataaacttaaaaaaaataaataaataaaacactgtgcAGCCAAACACCCTGGTGTACTGAGTTCTTCGAGATGCCAGTTTACAACCTCTGACAGTAGTTAGAACATAAACTCTGGTGAGagaagatctgggttcaaatcttgacaATGCCTcttactgtgtgactttgggcaagttacctgaCCTCTCCAagtctcagttccctcatctataaaatggacatgAAGATACTACTCACCACAAGAGTAGCTgggaggactaaatgagatactACACATAAAGCCCTTAGTATAGTACCTGAAATTGAAGAGCTCAATTAGTGTCAGTATTAATAAGAATTACTAAGAGCCACAGGAATAGTAATCAAATCCCATGaatttacagataggaaaattTTGAGgccaaagagataaaaatgactTGAGAAGGTCAGACAACAGCCAAATACAGGAGGAACTAGGACTAGAACCCACATTCCAGGACGTGAGGTGTGATACTCTTCTCACTACACAATGAGCGTCTCACTGAAGTTAATGGAGAACATGTGTACAACAACCATCTCACAACATTCATTTACAACTCAGATGAAGCCCTAAGAGTAGATCCAATCTCGTAGCACATTCTTACAGATAGAGAAGTTCTACAGTCCAGCTTGTATTTAGCAGCGATGCCAAAACGGGTATTGTTACTGCCAGCCGTCCAAGCAAGGTTTATTGATGTTTCAATCTTCTCATTAACCTTCTGGTAGATAGACCCTCCAAATTCAGTGCCGTCATTCCTATTTTCATGATATAAGAAAAAGTCATAAACATCTAGCTAGTACCACTCTTATGACATGGAAAAAATTCTAAGACTAACTGGACAAGGATCTCACTTTGCAACTACCTATTTTCAGCAAACTTCTAGTATAAATGACTACCAAACAAAACAAGGAACTAAATCCAGTTACGTAATTTATAACCATCTGATTAAAATGTAGTTAACATCTGATTCATTTACTCAGCTCCTCCATACGAATTTTTTAGACAAAATTCAATTATGAAGGCAGACGCCTCTAGTAAATATGATCTATAAGTCTTTGAGATGTTCAAAGAATTTAGAGACCTAAAAGTGGAGTTCAATAAGGattctgcaaaataaataacaagaagaaaGCCAATTTTGAACTTCATCTGAGACACAATCCTACCATCAGAAAGCACCCCAAACACAATACCTAGGGTGTATTTCTCTAGAGAAGTGCCTACATTATTGCTTCAAAGCATCCCAGAACTTGGTCCCTACTTTCCATGGTTTTCCTGATAATACTGCTTCATCAATTTTAATGCCACTGTCTATACCATTGCTTCACTTTATTTCAGTGAACTGGAATATCTAGTGAAGGGCAATCTATACCACTTGAAAAACACCTAGCttatcctttgctttttcttcctggaataGTACAGTGCCCAGTAGGCCAAgacattaaatacaatttaaaaattcaaattcatttaaCCAACAGGATGCAGCCTACAAAATTGAATCCAGGATTGCTTTGAGGACTTCTGCTTCTTCTGAATGCAACAGGGGTGGCTGGGTTCTGACTGTGAGTACCTAAAACCTCAACAGAATTACTGGGGATGTTCCAGAATGCTCAGGTCAACTGAGTGGTTGCTCTTCATGATCCAAATAACAGATCTACTTCCAGATACTGACAAGCTAAGTAGGgcactagaggaagcagaagagtcTCCAAAGGATCCCTTTTATCAGGAGGTGACCACGTCCTGGGCTCTCTCCAACCCAGTGGTTCTTGTATAGATTCTAGACCTTCCTAAAGTTTGGGGTACAGGCTGAGAGGCCAGTTACTATCAGCAGCACAGCACAATGCACCAAGTGCCCTAACCTCTGGCAATGTTTTGCTGACTAGGAAAATTAGTACAGTGAGGCTGGATGTCCATCAAAGCACATTAAATGCAGGTACCTCATTTCTAACTTTCTCAGCATGTTAATGGCTACCATCTTTTTGGGCAACTGCACTAGTACTAAAGGAGGAGTGAATTATAAACACTCACACATGAGTGTGCAGCTGGAAGTCTGCGGCCTTATAACCCAGAGCGAAATTATTCTGTGACAGTTTGGATTTGGCTGTGTCGAAACTCATCTGATAGCCAGCAAGCCAACCTTCAAAGGCTAACACAGCCCAGCCATAGATGGTTGGTCCAGAAAAATCTATATCAACATTGCTGCCGAGACTGAAACATTCCCGCTTATAGGAGGCCTTCAATTTTCCACTCTTCTTTCtgtaaacagacaaataaaaacaacacaatgaAAACAACATGAGTTTCTACTACTGTCTAGAAATCTTTAGAGTAAGAAAgatcccctccttcccccaatgtaaatattattttggtaGATGGTATACATATAGtaaaatttcaaatgacttagctctacaaatataattttgttaggattataaatacatatacaatttttatccattcttcactTTAAGTACAAATGATAGGATATTTCATGATTAATTTCACAAAGGCATTAACAAAAGTCTAAAAAGGAATAAGATATTTCAGTACCGAATTAATAATCTGAATACATATGTATTCATGAGAAGCCaaatctctttaaatgtttttaaatgcccAAATGCTATAAAACGTAACACCCGACACACTTAACTTCTCAAAaagaagtgttatttttttttttttaagggtagagTGCTTTAGtaagcatatttattttccttaaggtGAGTGTTTTCTCCCTGGACAATAAATatcagatggatggatggaagagaagtatacatttttgaaggacagtacCGAAAACAagaaattggttcttttttaaaaaaaaaaatttttttttaacgtttatttattattgaaagacagagagagacagagcatgaatggggaaggggcagagagagagggagagacacagaatctgaagcaggctccaggctctgagctgtcagcacagagcctgacacggggctcgaactcacaaactgcgagatcatgacctgagccgaagtcagacacttaaccgactgagctacccaggcgccccaagaaattggTTCTTAATAATCCTGTCGTCTTCTAAGCAGGCTTCTTCTGAGAGTATTTACCTGGAAGATAACTGAACTGTGTGGCAGGAATGACACACATGCTGTCACAGCTGAGGAAAAATGTCATTCTGCCTTTATCTAGCAGTGGCCCATAGGAAACAACACCatgcccatttttcagatgaagaaactggggcagaGAAGCTGGGGGATTTTTAAAGGCCAAGAAAGCACATCAGTAGCAGAACTACTGTTTATAGTGTTCCAACGCCCGGAGATTACAGTTATTCTTAGGAAATTAACTTCTCAGCAAAATACTACATGAATCAATCTTTAGAAGAGCTTAAGAAATATCTAgtctcagggtgcctggttggctcaattggtAAAGTATGTgattcttggtcttggggttaTGAGTCGGAGCCTCaggtttggtgtagagattacttaaaaataaaatattttagaaaaaaaagaaagaaaagatctagTCTCAAGCCCGTCTATAGCCTAAATTTTTCCTACTATGTGCCTCCTTGGACcagctttatatttttgttcatctgttcaaTTTTCAAATCAAAACTTTACTCTGCTTCAAGGGAGTCCTCCTTTCTCTTTAGTACATACACAAGGTCTCTGGGGTTCCTAAAAGCAACCTCCTACGTTCTCCCTGCACCTAAACTTTTCATTGCAATTCCCTGTTCTAAAGCTCTCTATCTCTACAgactacaaaaacagaaaatggggTTTGGATAATTACCCTGTGTTCGGTACAAATATGGTATCAAGAGTCAGTTTCAACCCTTCAgccaactgaaaaataaagatttaaaacgAACAATTAgtaattttctattcttcttttgacctaagaaaacaattctaaagTTTTATCTAACTTCCaaacaaaaaaagtcattaaagaaagccaaatattaaattatttaataaattacctCTTTattcttccctgtctccttcccctgtcCCCTTATTCCCAGGCTTCATCATGATTCTCTCACCAAAATACAGGTTTAAGTTGTAGGTCAAATCTATTACAGCCAATAACAttaattgcaataaaaaaaaaaaaaattccaatacaACCAAATAATCTTGATACACTCTTAAAATTACTGTAATGAGATAACCTGACATTTAACAAGCCAACCTAAGTAATTTATTCagctatacatatatattactgaTACATGATGATGTTCATATAGACATACCTCAAAAAATAGTGTCCTGTACAAAGCAAATATTTGTATGTGACAAATATCTGCTGATAAATTTTTCTCCTTAGAAACATTACAGAagttagaaacatttttctacgGAGCCAATTTTGCaatgattacaaaataaaatcaaacaaaatcacTATAAATAGTCTAGTTTACCAGGAGAGGCTCAGTTATAAGTAGAACTGGTCAGAACCAAGATGTAATGTGATAATTATGTACTCACAAACAACGCTTCACtttctagaaatgtaaaatataccaGAGAAGGCcacatgcagagaaaaaaatatggctACTATATAGGTTATAAGATCTCATTCATGTTGTATTTGGGGTTTATAGATCATTTTATCTGCAAGATAAATTTAACCTAAAAGTAATTTCTAATGCGTTCTTTTACCTTATTCTCCAAAGAGATTTCTGTTCCAAGAGTGTTATCTGTGTTCCATTTCTGAGTGAAGGTAAGTCCATAGTTACAGACCTTATATTTGGTCTCTAGGTTGCCTGACGCTTTTCCTGTATCAGTGTAAGCATGACCAGAAGTAGAAAATTCCtgataagcaagaaaaataattactttaaaaacagcTCATCAAACAAAAAATACTCATTTCAGAAAGTAGTGTTCAATGCATCGGAAACCAATATAGTTTACTTTTTATCATAACttatttcctgctttccttctttcctatttctaaAGTTTAACAAGTTTCAGATCTTTCCATTATTCCACCTCTCTTATTGATATTTCTTGTTCAATATACTCTCTTACTAAAATGGAAATCTTAAACTctcttttttagaaaagaaatatcttggggcacctggatggcttagttggttaagcgtccgactcttggttttggctcaagtcatagtCTAAGGTTCTTAAGtccaagtcccacatcgggctctgtgctgacagcgtggagcctgcttgggattctctcttgccctctctgcccctcccctgttcaagtgCATGTGCCcctggtctctctcaaaataaatttaaaaaataataaaaataaaagagaaatatcgttactgaaaataaattcctttaccaaaaacacaaaaatattaaatcttgAACATTTTACTTTCATGACCTGAAAAAGCTTATTCATTCTCTATCATATGTTTCAAACTATTAGTTAATTTTAACGTCCTTAAAAATCCCCAAACACTAGAAAGGACTACCCTATCCTCTTCAATAGAGTCAAAACTTCATTGcatcaaaataattgtttttaatttttactgtggtaaaatacacctaatttaccatttttaagtgtgcagttcggTGGCattattaagtacattcacactgttatgAAAACTTTATTGCTTTGGTCCACAAAGCTATCATATCTgtaaggggctcctggatggctcagtcagttaagtgtccaacttcagctcaggtcatgatctctgggctcaggtcatgatctcccagtttgtgaaatcgagccccacattgggctctgtgctgacagctcagagcctggagcctgcttcagattctgtgtctccctctctctctgaccctcccctgctcacgttctgtctctctcaaaaatagataaacattaaaaaaaaaaattttttttaactatctgtAAAACTTTCGGTATAAACAATTTCAATATTTGTAAGTATGTACCCATTTTTCACAACAAAATGTAATGTTATAACTtgtccctttttctcccttctcctcatctaccttttaaagtgttttctatCAAATAGTTACTATGAACATCTTGAAATATATCCTCCTCCCTCAGTAGGTGTCCTTTCAGTCATATGACAATGAGCAATAGGAAATAGATCTCCTTCTAAAAGGAAGCAAACAGTCAACACCTGTCACTGACAATCTATGAACTGTCGAGAAAAAAACCTTCTGATTGGCCCTGTTTTTAGAGTGCATTTCTGAAATACTGCCAACAGTAATGAAATGCTGCCAGCCCTGAGCAGTTCTGTTTCACTGCCTGCAATATGAATCCTCCCTTTACCAAATACCCTGCTCCCCACATCTAGTTCTACAGGCTGATGAGACAACTGGGAAACTATGATCTGTTTATCAACACCACGCAGGAAGTTTTCCAAGAGAGTATCATGCTGCACATTTTAGGGCAAGGTCTCAgtacaaaatgacaaaacactAGTCATGTTTAGAAGTCTACACAATTATTTAATGTGACTGTTGCTTTTTTTCAGTAGATCCAGCtacccagtgttttcttttttacatacaCCTCTCATAAACTTGAAAGTATAGCAAATATAAACCTCAATTTTAGTGTTAGAAAAACTTCACACACAAACCTACGGTAAAAGTGTATTTAGTCTACATTTTTTCCCtgtttatcatcatcatttcttACTTTGAAAGTCTCTCAAAAGTCTAAAATACCAGATGTACAAATCTCAAAGAAAAGGCCAGaatttttctaagttaaaaaattagCATTGGCTTACAACTGCTtcagtttttctctaatttcatcaTTAGAAGGAACAGtgcaaaatacatttataacatGCATTTAACGTCTACAGCTCTATAATAAATAAGCAACAAAACTACCATAAAAATGCTACTGTTAAATAGATGCCATATATTAAGTACAATCTGATATCTGATTGGAGCAATGGATGAAATTCATCCTAAATCAATACCAGAGACCAAAAGCAGTCATAAAAACAAGCACACAAATATGCTCTGTTTTTCTTACCATCTGAATGAACAGTCCCACACCACAGCCGCATGAAAGGGAGATAAAATTTTAGTCGATGATTTTTGCAACACAAACCTAATTTGAGCAAATTCTGAAACCCTATTCAAAGTGagtataatttttccattttaacagaATCATATAACAATACGCCCATCCTAGTAGGCAgctgcatatgtatttatttaccactAGAAAACCCAGGAAAAAAATGATGGTGACAAACCAGGATTACATGGAGTATGAGACAAAGTATCATATGAATTCCACATGCCTCTAGCCCTTTTAACTAAATCATTCTATCCAGAAATAAAATTCGCACTGGTTTCAATAGGTAAATACTAAAAAGAGATGCTGCCACTGAGGAGACATCAGAGAATAAGGTGAATGTAAAGCTAATTCATTTGCCAGATTTACTGAATAAAAGTTCTGGTTAATAACACTTTGAAAATATGCCTATATCCTTTACTATATAAATAACTTCCAGTAAAAAAGACTTTATGAACATCAATAAATACAGTAGATTAATCCtctatatgcattttatttctatatttgttttgaCTAATCATGAAGGGATAGAGGCTaaagttaatttgtttttgtaagaGGGCAATAAAACTTGCATAAACTCATTATAATGAAAGTATTTAGTAGCCATACACGTACTCATGAAAgtataaagatgtgatatatgtccaaaatacatatatattttatgtcctGAGAGTAAGATTCAGCATATTCTTATTATGGCAAACACAAAGGACCTCCCCCAAAATTCAACCTGGATTGTCTATGGGCTACAGGGAAGATGCTCACTGAAATCTGAGAATATGACAAAACTGTAGGTAAGATAGCATAGGACCAAATGTATGCTGATTCACACAACTAGACGAAACACTTTTAAACAGGTTCCTTTAGGTTAATTATGCTacatctattaaaaatatattggggcgggggcagggtggctcagtcagttaagtgtccaactcttgatttcagcttaggtcatgatttcaagttcatgagatcaagcactgtgtcaggctctgcactgacagcacggaacctgcttgggattctctctctctgcccctaccctgcttgcgctctcccacattaaataaataaatgttaaaaaatatatatatctgtatctatatctatctatctatatgtctgtctgtctgtctatctatctatctatctatctatctatctatctatctatgtcttGGGTACTTACCACTCCACTACAAGACTTGGTTCTCAGGTCTATTTTGACCATGCCAAATCctagacacacacaaaaacacattaATGTATAAAATGTGACATTCGCTCCAGTTTTTACAacttagaaattatgaaaatggTCCTTCCATATGGAAAATACACAGTATTCTCATTAGGTGAGAGTTccataaaaacaattataatgaactaagtataatttttaagccctcaaagaataaaaattatcaaaaagtgTTATGCTTATAAAAGTATAAACTTAAATAACTATactaattaataagaaaaatcaaatgtatataacaaaaattaaaaatttaaagattaaattttaaaaactaaaaataaatgtccatttgGAATCAAAGAATGTTACTCCAAAGAAGTCAAAAGTTGTGTCTTCACACTCATGAAAATTAGAAGGAGGAAAAATGTAGTCCCCACTTTAATTTTCCCCAGGGCTAGCCAGGAGAGACATAAGTATTACAGATTTATATTACTTCACCTTACAGCTAACATTAAATATGCATaatacatgcatgtgtatatgtatataatagctTTTAATGCTTATAAGGGACTCTACCTCTAAAGAGTCAAGTCTAATAACCTGTTGACAGTTATCCCCTTAAATCTTACAAAGTAGATTAATGTTAACCTTATCTTACTAGCACTATCTTgcatatagtaagcattcaaCACCAACCGTGACCCAAAATTGGAAATTTACAGTAGCATTCTTACCGTATCCTTTGTTGAAGACATCCTTGGCAGCCTTTCCTAGGTCACAGTAAGTTGGTGTGTTACACATatcttataaagaaaaatgaggacaaaggaataaaaataaccatttagTATTTATTCACCCACAGTCCTTGTATTTAGTCCTGTGAGAAGAGGTATacacttttctcttcctttgcatCATTAAGGCTTATACCCTAATGCAAGCAAAGTTAGGAGAAGGCATTCTGCTCCTTTACAAAGAACTTTTCAGAACGCTGGAGAATAAAAGGGTTTTTTCGTGCAATTCACAGAGGTCATCTTTCTGACtgcatttcaaagaaaagaaatttctcacAGGCTGAAGGAGATGCTGTGTTAAATtggattttataatatatgtattatattatatatattttatatatgacatataaaatAAAGCCTAAGAGCCACATAAAGTGACAaggtaaaattgttttaaagaactGTAAGAACAGATGCATTAAAAATCTTCAAGGTGAACAAATGTTCACCACTCTGAATTTGCCACTCTGAAATTCAGCTCTTAAAATAAGAATTACCACACTAATTGAAATGTATTCTTCCAGAATATGTCCTCTctcaaagcttttaaaaataaaattatataggggcgcctgggtggctcagtcggttaagtatttgactttcgatttctgctcaggtcatgatctcgtgattggTAGGATCCAGCGCCATGTCGGGCTCAGAGAGAGctccactgagcatggagcctggttgggattttctctccgtctctctctgcctctcttttcctctctcaaaataaataaataaataaacattaaaaaaaggtaacaaaattgtaacaacaacaacaaaaatatataatcttacCCGTTAACTAGACATGGGATAAATTTCACCTGCAATAATTCTGCTTACCAAAAACTGGTGTATGCTCTGAAGTTAAAGTCTTCAAAAATCTTTCCCCTTGGCTGATTTTTTCATCTTGGCTGCTCGGTATTCCTCAGCTTTTCTATTGCCAACATGGCCCTCACATTAAAGTTCTCAGAAGCGCTATCAACACCGATAAGCATACCACTCCTTTGCCCTCTTTATATAATGGGAACTCTTTTCCTGCAGCAGCCTCAACAACTATGTCTAACCACTTGTAGAACCATCTCATCTCAAGCAGTCCCATTAGCCCAATTAATAGGCCCAAAAAATCCAGAGCACCAGCTAGCCCATGCAATTACTAACTATGCCTGAACTAGCAACACATTCAaactaataattatttatatttatcctgGCTCTTAATCTGCCCTCCTGCTAAGTTTCTGCCTATACCATATCTGAACACAATATACACATGATGCACTTTTTAATtgtgaattcatttaaaatttgttccTTAACCTAAACCTGTCAAATATGAAGATAATATATGTTAAGAAGGAAGagtacaatataaaaaatatgtatgtgtgtgtgtgtgtgtatatatatatatatatatatagagagagagagagagagagagagagagagagagagggagagggagagggagagagaaaaggggagacagagggagagagagagggagacagagggagagagagagggagagagagagggagagagagggagagagagagggagagagagggagagagagggagggagagagggagggggagagagagggagagagagggagagagagggagagagagagagagagagggagagagagggagagagagaaggggagacagagggagagagaaggggagacagagggggagagagggagagagagggagagagagagggagagagagggagagagagggagagagagggagagagagagggagagagagagggagagagagagggagagagagagggagagagagagggagagagagggggagagagagggagagagagagggagagagagagggagagagagagggagagagggggagagagagggagagagagagagagagagagggagagagagagagggagagagagagagagagagagagggagagagagagagggagagagagagagagagagagagagggagagagagagagagagagggggagagagagagagagggggagagagagagagagagggagagagagagagagagggagagagagagagggagagggagagggag is drawn from Panthera leo isolate Ple1 chromosome B1, P.leo_Ple1_pat1.1, whole genome shotgun sequence and contains these coding sequences:
- the VDAC3 gene encoding voltage-dependent anion-selective channel protein 3 isoform X2 gives rise to the protein MCNTPTYCDLGKAAKDVFNKGYGFGMVKIDLRTKSCSGVEFSTSGHAYTDTGKASGNLETKYKVCNYGLTFTQKWNTDNTLGTEISLENKLAEGLKLTLDTIFVPNTGKKSGKLKASYKRECFSLGSNVDIDFSGPTIYGWAVLAFEGWLAGYQMSFDTAKSKLSQNNFALGYKAADFQLHTHVNDGTEFGGSIYQKVNEKIETSINLAWTAGSNNTRFGIAAKYKLDCRTSLSAKVNNASLIGLGYTQTLRPGVKLTLSALIDGKNFNAGGHKVGLGFELEA
- the VDAC3 gene encoding voltage-dependent anion-selective channel protein 3 isoform X1; this translates as MCNTPTYCDLGKAAKDVFNKGYGFGMVKIDLRTKSCSGVMEFSTSGHAYTDTGKASGNLETKYKVCNYGLTFTQKWNTDNTLGTEISLENKLAEGLKLTLDTIFVPNTGKKSGKLKASYKRECFSLGSNVDIDFSGPTIYGWAVLAFEGWLAGYQMSFDTAKSKLSQNNFALGYKAADFQLHTHVNDGTEFGGSIYQKVNEKIETSINLAWTAGSNNTRFGIAAKYKLDCRTSLSAKVNNASLIGLGYTQTLRPGVKLTLSALIDGKNFNAGGHKVGLGFELEA